The genomic stretch TGTCGCACTCCAAGATAAATTCAAGGGGCACTGGTATCCTGACAATCCCTCCAAAGGCCAGGCATACAGGTAATGTCATATTGTAGCCTATATTATTGGATCTTGATGGTGAATGGacaaaaaatgaaacataacaaGGCATTTGTGTTTCATTCCAGGTGTATAAGGATAAATAAATGTCACAGGCAGGACCCAGAGATTTTTCAAGCTTGTCAGGAAAGTGGGATTCAGTACCAAGATCTTAAACTGCCAGATGAGCTAACATTATGGGTGGATCCTGGTGAAGTTTGTTGCAGGTGAGattgtttttttaagtcttATGGGTTTATTTCAACTATTTGCTGTGTTTCTCATTAATATGGGAGACTGTGAATACTCCCCTGTAGTCTAAAACAAGCTAAGCAgtaaattagtaaaaaaaatatttactttttgccTTTTGTATTATCATAAATATAAAGAAGTAACATTATTTAATCTTttaaacagatcattttgatTAGTAGAAGTGATAGGTTTGATAATAAGTTGCCTGTAATAAGTGCCTGTGCCACCATAGCCTAGCAAGagagaaatatatttatatccATCTGTGGGAAACACTGGATTTGGTTTTCATGgtttcttattttctttattttagatATGAGGAGTTTAGACATTTCTTCTCTTTGGCAACATTGTCCAAAGATGAGGATGAAAAAGAAGTTGCAAAGAAGGTGACCAAAGCCCTGGAGAGAGTAACATCCGACTACCACTCAGGCACGTCTTCTGATGAGGAGACTTCACGAAAATCCCCTTTCACAATATCAAACCGCTACTGTAATCCCAAGGTACAGTTATTTCTATTTGATCTGATTATTGTCATTTCCTTCTGACACTAAaaccccattcacacatgcagctTGACCTGggaatttacctgcattttgtCAGAACACAgtaatgtgtgaataaagccaGAACTGTTTTCTCTGCATTTTTAGCTTGGAATTTGCAAGGTAAATTATTGGGAAAATTCCCTATGCCACTACTTGGTTTCCATAATCATTCTGAGAttggtttccatggtgacatgCTTGGTTTCCAGGGTTGGTTCCATGAGCTTGGttactaaaaatcttgcctagttttttccTAGTTTTGAGGGGGGTACTGCTGAGTGTTCTGACATTTTATATCCGGCAATTTACTGCAAACTACGATGTGTGATTGGGGCTTAATAATGCCAATAAAATATACTTATTCCATTGTAtttgtcagatcctctcagtctttaacataGACTGAAGCTCCACCTCTTTTCCCAGGCATTTAGCTAGCTAGACAGGCTGTCTTtgagttttattgttcttttcctatgttcctgtgttgtgtgttgacttttatgttaaGCACTtgggtcagctgaagttgtgctatataaatatacttgaattgaatttgttCCATAGGCAAATAATTGGGCTCAGTATCATTCCCGAAGGATGGAGAGGATGGGAAGTGGTAACATGTTTCCAAGACCTCACCACATGTCCAGACCTCGTCACAGACCTGTGCCAAGCCACTTAATAAGGCAACATCTGTGGGCCCAGgctgcacagagacaacacCATGGATACTGGGGAGCGCAGCCAAACTTTCATCAGTACTACTAAAAAGTCCTGCTGATAGTCTTGGCTATTAAACCTTGAAAACTCTAAAATGACTGACCAATGCTTTTATAAATAGATGTTTATACTAATATTTTTAATCTTGATAACAGTTTTTGCACTTTAGACAATTTGTTAGAGTTTGCAAAATCACTTTTATAGGAAGATATAGTTTTAGTCCTACACATGTAGCCATAACGTACTGTATTTTTACAATGGtgaaatgttatttatatattactTTTCCCTATGAggtaatagtttatttattcatggttTTAGATTTCAAGgcttaaatgtatgttttagtgaaaagaaTTCCCTGGGATCATGATATTGGTCTTGAAAGTACTGATTCTGTACATTAAAATCTGTCTCTGCTTACACTATGTGAAGAACTTGTGAAGTAAATATTTAAGGGTTTGTAATTGCTGTATTGTTGATGTGGCATACATTTCCTGTAATTGGTGCTGTATCAATTTTTATGTATTACATGAAAGCCTTTTTGCACAATCAATATTTAACAAGATCAGTAAAATTGTTGTCTGAATggctttgtattttgtgttttaattttgttatttgtgaCAGATTTAAGTATGTGTAGGGATGTAGTGACAACAATaggaacatgttttattcatacatTTCTATACTTGGCAATTGGAATGAATTAATAATGTATGGGTAATAGATGACAGCCTGCTTCTCTTTAGAATAAAATATAGTTGTGAATGTAGACTATAATGTGATATGGACTTGATATTATAGTGTAGTGGTTCTCAAAATGATGAGAGTGTGGCAAATGAAGATTCCTCTGCAGTTTGAATCTTTGCTGtatttatcaaaattatttattttgtcctttgggtttaagaagaagaagaattttaTCGATCATGTAATTCTATTTTAGACATGGTCtggttatagacctggtttggatctggagGTAAATAACTTCTGAGGTAGTACTTGGTGTcaaaagttttaaaactacAGTTATAGAGTATTGTTGCACTTAATCTCTATGACAGGACTGTCCACACTGGCACAAATTTGGCCCTCAGATCTGCTTATTTGTCCCTGATGAACCTAGGTCAGgatgaccagattttcaaaattaaaagatGGGACACACCTGagttgggatggttggtattAATCAAGTGAAAAGAGTGCGTAACATTTCCCATTCTCGACtaacttgtgggtcagtataAAATTTGAGGGACGTCTCTATGTTCAACAGAGTGCTTTTTTTGCcgtattatgcaaattttcaAGCACGGTGGTTTTCTGTGTtgtagctaaacaaatgacaatatatttccCTTTTTTCTGTTGGCGGGGATCAGATTAgattcgtaaaaaaaaaaaaaaataaggacACCTTGGACGGTCTTGTATAACAAACATGGACATGAAACAAAGGGCTCAAAACTGACTGTCCTGGGTAAATAGGGACGTCTGATCATTCTAACGTAGGCAGTACATTTTACTAAAAATTTCAGTATTTCTTGTATTACTCTATAATCTTATCATGTGCTGTTCCAAGCCTATTAAAAGCACAAgcgctctgtcaaagctgttaAATGCACCTGTCTCACTGAATCGACCACCTCTGCCCTTCTCCTCatcaccagcagatggcagcgTTGCCTCTCGTCAGTGCGCGGTCTGTCACGTGACCCGTGTGTGCGCGCTCCCCTGGCTCCGGCGTGCCCGCTCCCGGTGCACCTGCAGAGAGTAGAgcggagagggtggagagagaggagtggagttTGGATGCTTCAGTCGAGCCACATCACCGCTCACGAATCTACAAAACTTGCTGGTTAAGTTTGTGAACAGGCGCTGGAGTAGCAGACACAGAAATGGAGCTTTTGACGATGCGCTTCGGCTGCATGGTGCTATCATGCGTTATTGGTAAGTTTTTAAACGGCTACTTTTGAATACTTTTCCCTAACCGTCGTCCTCGTGCGCGGTGGTAACCATGGACTGACTACCCGGATCTATGGAATTATCCTCGAGCGAAGGTCACTtgacaaaaactcaaaacaaaagctAGATAAGGTCTTTTAAGCGGcattattacaattttaacGTTATATTCTGCTATCTGGCACAGTAGGAACCCCTATTTCTAGTTTGTTGATCCGATATTCCAACGTAAAACTCCCCTGTAACGTTTCAAGTTTGTTTTCCTCACAACGTTACAGCGTAAGCAGGATTTTTACCGACTGCCACTTGAGTTTTCACAAACGCTTGATCCGCTTTTAAAACCTGTGGCTGATGCACTTGAAATCTGCTTGTGTCTGCCATCTGCCTGTACCAACACAGAGCCCCAAATACTGTAGCATATAAAAATAGTTAAGCCTTATAATATGTGATTTTTCTAACCATTTAAAAGTAGTAAACACCTGTTTACCCTCCATGTCTAATCTAATTAAGCGTGTTTTCCTTTTTAACGTGATCTAGTGAGTATAACTTAAAATGTAGGTTTCATTTCGTGCGTTTGTAGTCTAAGTATTTCTTTTACTTTGCTGTATTATTCACCTATGTCCTTTGAATTAGGCGTGACTATCTCCCTCTCTGGAATTTCGACTGAAACTGTCCAATCGCTCCTCCCACTATGAACAATGATGTGAAACTTTTTACTCTGTTCTATTTTTCCAGTGGTTCCAAATTGCCTTCCCATAGATTTTCCATAGAATGCTCTGATTGGCAGACACAGATCCCAGGATAGGACAGTGGCATTCCTGTGTGCTGATTAGTAAAAGCTTTTGTATAGAGCAAAGCCTTTGTTTTGTGTCTCCTAAACCCTCTCGGATGAAAAAGGGGCACTCGTGGTATATGGTTGGCGAGACGGTGTGTAGTgtagttgtcttttgtttctagATTCACATGGTTGTGTACACTTTGAGGCTCATTACCATCTTAAAGGCATCATGGCCCTGTCATTTGGGGGCTGTTCCACTTCAGCACACAGGAACAATATTTGCCAGACTCATAACGTTTTGTTCTGATGTGGTACAACATCGCATTAACCTCCGCTTAATGACAAAGCATTTGAGCAGTTTCTGTCTTCAGCTCGTCTCCCCTGATGTGCGCTCAAGTTTATGTAGTCCCGCTGCACAAATGATGGGAATTTAACAATTATAATTCATAAAAAACTTTGCCATTTTGCCACTAGTGTAGTTCTTCTGTTTAGTCATGTTGAAAGATTATATTTTCACAGTCCATATTGTCAGGGAGAGCAATCAGTGTGAGCGTGTGAAAAATGAATATACTGAACTTAAAAGTATTTAGATTGGGAGAAAATCTCTTGATATTATAATAATGTTACTTTATTATTCAATAATCTGTCATTTTACATATAGAATGTGTcaaagttacttcaaaaatatagtagaatttattgtgtttataataaaaacaaagttcagtcaaagttgtttttaaagatgTAAGTTTTGACGCTGCATTTCTTTATATAAACAATAGTGTAGGTTGTGGGGTTATGGCCTTCATTGTAGCAGTGTTCTGAAATCTACACCTCTAATATTAATGTCACAACAACTAGGCCTGTTCTTGGCAGTTGCAggaaatttcccccaaaaaatccCATTTTTGTTACAGTGTCTGTATCAGTAAAGAATTCCCGTCATGGCCATCTGTTCTAATCACTCATTTTTGTTTAACGATTACCTTACGTTCGTCAgtaatttataaatgttttcctTTGTTGCTGTTTCAACACGAAACTTACCTTGTCCTGGCCTTACATCCTGCTCTCTACTTTTGAGAGGAAGAGGTAGAAGCAATACCTCAAACCCAAGACAAACAAACCTGGTGCCCTATCAGCAGGCCCTGAATGCAGTTACCTGATAAGCCTCAGAGCAAAGGCCCTGACCAGAGCCCGTTGCCTGGTTACCTTTTGAACGTGTGCTCAGTTTACCCAGAATCCTCCCTTCCCCCTTCTCAAATGTATTTCATGTATAAGATCCTCTTTTTACGAGAAACCATTTCCACTGTGTTTGGAACAATAGTGAACTCCTGTGTATTGTATTCTTAAAAGGTTCATATTCACGACATATGCACGACATTTGCATTAGGGCTTGGTTTGAACTGCGTGCAGGAAGTTTCATGAAGTCAATGGGAAATAAACATAGCGTTTTAAACTGTGTTAGCAGCAGTATAGGAGAGATGGTCAGTGCATATCAGTTGTCTTTTGTAGGCCTATCACGATAACACTGCAGAGAAATATTGATACAAACGACAACACTGAAACTTCTTGAAACTATGCCACAGATACAAAGCAGGCTAATCTCAGTGAACTATTtgtaaatagacagtatcattaaaaggcatgagcttcaacaaataaatagctgaatgaaccaataataagccagagaagttatttattttaccctctacagctcaaatcttatcattgtacagaaaaatggttaaaatctccccactattgcaaagaaattgtacacgcGATGAATATTGAGCCCAAAAATAcactgttccagctttcatatatagaATGATGagtcaatataataattattgcGACAGGCCTAGACTTTTGGAATGTCCTAGTAATGATGGTCAGATAAGGTTTTTGCTAGATGTCAAAAGTGGCTTAAAATGTGCTGATTATTTCAATTCTAGcacaagaagaaaaatatattgcAAATGTTTGGAAATGACTTCACATTTTTTGAAAAACTATAGATTACGTtccgtgtttttgtttttttatcagctTTCTTTTGTAGCGTATGGTGTGCTAAAAAGCCAAATGGAGCCAGTGTGGAGGTTTGAGTGTTGTTTCACTGATGGAAGTTCATTTTCAGACTTCTTGGTTAGGTTATCTTTTTTTAGCTGTCTATTTCTGTGAGATGTCAACTACTTTAATTTCACCTGTTTGTTCTCTTCATTTTAAGCATGCTGATGCCACACCTTCTCTCTAAGCACATAATCTGTTGAAAAGGCATGATTTTAATTATGATTTAAGCAgttgtggttattttttctcTATCATCGAGCTCTTAATGTACCACAGACTTGAGTTAAAAATCAGCCATATTTAAATTGTGCAGAGAATGTGTAGTGCCGCAGGAGTTTAGTTCTCCGCTGCTGTAAGCTCCATCATCAGAGTCAAACTGACAGCGAGGACTCGGGGTCACCGCTCCACATGCGGCGGTCAGGACCACCTGTCACGTCAGAGCACCCAGGGGTCCCAACATGTTGCACCCACAGCCTGTCCTCAGTCCAGCACCAGCACTCTGCCTCTAGCCTCTGTCCTTGGAAATAAAAGCAAGAACGCGCAGGATTGGCTTGCACTCCAGAGAGACTGCTTTGTCCTCCACGCCTGATGATGGCGGCGACCGCACATGAAtattcacacagacattaatatTTGAACATGCCAGCATTATAAGAGTCCTGTGCCAAGTCCTGTTCACCTTTCTCTGGGTGTTAAAAATGCACTAAGTGGCTTTTCTGTTGGATGGTccatcaactgcttgtctccatggatatgttaacccctttgcctggaatattcaaTGCACTATGGCagtaaacttttctatctccaaGCAATTGGTATCAGAAGGCAAacttataggtcagatctatggagacgTAAGCTAGCTCACAGTAAAATGCCATGCTTTTCAATATatctttgagcaataaaaacacccataattcaggaaaagtaataacatatccatggatacaatcaagtggcagaccctacactagaaatgttacatagtgcatctttaagcccTCATAACGCCTCTGCCTCGCCACATTATCCCACCTCCTCCTTATTTTCCCTCCATTTCATCTCCGAATTACTGAATGGACAAATTGCCCTGTGGAGAATCTAGGAGAATGATTAATAGTGGCTCTTGTTTCTGAGTCCTGTTAATGGCTGCGCGGTCGCTCTGTATTCTGAGCTCATTTCTTTTTCACAGGTAGCGAGTACAAGTGCCTCCTGGGCAGCTGCCAAGGCGTTATTATAGAAGATATATTGGCACCATTTTACTTGAGCCCCCTGATCGTGAAGTCAATGTTACGCTGACAGATATTTCAAGTTCTACGTCTTCTAATTTCTCTAATGCTTTGACCAAAGTATTGACCTTCTGACCGCAGCGCCCTCTGTGGTATGTAAATCAAACTTACAATAATTTCCAGTGAGTTAAGCGGCGGAACAGTTTAGGATCAATGATTCAAATTAGTGGTCCGTGAGCTCATAAAGGTCAAGGCTGATTGTTTAGAGGTCAGGCGAATATCTCATGTGAGCATTTATGCTTCGCTAATTTTCAGTTGCAACTCTAGACCTCGGACATGGCTGTGGGTTCAGGGGGCAGGGGTTTGCTATGTGAACATCTGACATCATCCAAACATAACAAATGATTTCTTGAAGTGGAATGAAACACTCAacttgaaactacacttttttccctactaaaatctgtatatggtgttttaatagtatcatcttctgttcctagtcatttttggcaagTACAagctaggtaaatttgcagcattctggtcaaaaatggctAAATCCAattgtgtgctgccttcagtggcctctctgatttcaagtagttggtgacatcacaaaagactgccgtGATTACAGCCAGGTTTCTGactacaaacacctggctgcaggggaggagtttgaagtgtagatacggttagaccaatcacactgctcccTATACTCCCAGACCCCCCCTTCCCCAACTCTCTTTAGTCGACAGGCACTACCAGTTTAGTtgctttgaaatgtggttgtggccGGACTTTAGGTGTTTACTCCCActttaattaataaaattgaATTCATACCTGAATTTGACCAGGGTCTTCGCAATTTAAAGATGTTTAGTAATTGCAATtttgtgtgacgtgtgtgtagTTCCTCCTTAGCAAAAGTGAACCAAGCCAAAATCAGCCAGACTGCTTTATAACCCCCCCAGGGGCCACTTCAGACCCCTCAAATGGGCCTGGACGGTTCACCTAAGACAGCGGAGGCATTTTCAGACCAATCTGTTCCAAAGCAAATCAGTGTAAACAAGGCTGTAGCGTTGCACTGGCAGACTAGTTTGCATGGTCCTGGTGTGCGTACGTTTGGGCACATCCATTTATTGAACAAGGTGAGTGCAGAGTGGCCTGTCTCTCGGTCGGAGTCCATCGGTCATCATCACAGTGTTGGGCCGATAAACACTGAGCACATTTATCACTGAGACACCTGATGCCCAGTACTGCACCACCCTCTGCTTCTGATGAGGATATGACCCCGCTGGCATGGAAGCTTTTTAACCACTAGCAGAatagtttcaaaatgtgtttaataaggTAGCATAATATATTGCATTCAAATCAAAACTGAAATTTGAGTTTGAGCagttatcaaatcacaaaggctgtagttatttagacaatagaatgttctCTGTAAAGTACAAAATCTTCTGTTCTTATATAGAAAAAtgttgttgtacctgtagtttagaccttaacaaacatgttctgaaatgcatggtgtccttgtattagtttatctgttcatatttcagtcttctctcaaatattaatgctcctggagttgtttacaatgtataCTCTGAgtagaatcctactttttaaccataaatcacaatcacaatagTGTCAGAAAAATATCAGTTTGATTTTTATTCAAACCGCAGACAGAACATTTTCAGAATTCTGTATTAACCTTTTTCATCTCACATTACACTTTGCATGTGGTTACTATTAGAGCTCAATCaatatgttgggttttttttcatagcTGATGCTGATTGTTTGGAATCTAGAGCAACCAAGGCCGATCAACTCTGATGATATTTTTGAGCAGATATGTAGGGACAATTTACATTCTTTTATCCAAATTATGAAATTGAATTTTACCTTAAACTCAGCCCACAGCTCTTTTAAGAGTTAGAGTTTTTCTAGTCAACATTATGTCGTTATGTCTTTGcactaaaatgttcatataaagctttatgtggattctttaggcagctagttggccaaaacaaaagagctggagatttaaggcagaTAGCCGATACATGAAAAAGTGCAGATCTCAGCCTATCTCTAGTTATTATGTTGTATTCTGCTTAGGTCGTTCTAAGGTGCCAGCCCAATCATAAATGAAAGCCTCTAAATTGCTTGATGTGCATGTTTTACAACCCTCATTATTCCGTATATTGTAATTCCTTCCTGATAGCATTACATTGTTCACGGctaattttagtttttgtctTCTGTAGGTCTCTGCTGTGGGAAGACGATTATATATTTCCTCTTATAGCGATAATCCAGTGCTCCACTAAGAACAATCACACAGTTAATTGTGTGACTAATCTAAAAAATATGGTGACCAGAAGCAGAAATTGGTTTTAAGTTTGAGCCCTCTTCAAGTCTCTTTTTATATTAAACTGTATGCAACAACATAATAAACTAGTACATAGAAAATGTATTCTACAGAACAAGGCCAATGCCCCAGTCACAATAGCCCAGAACAATTACACTTGTCAAAACTATAACACAAGTGTGAATCAAAGGAACTTTCCTTTGATTCACACAGGTTAGAACATTTTCATAAGTATTTCTTAtagttttattaatttttctgCCAATAGTGTGTTCATTCTGGACACTCTATTTAATGATGCTGTACAATGCTTTGCTGTAAAGTTGTCACTAATCTCTTCTGGCACTGCTGAGgccagaaaacactttgtttcataacagagCATTACAAGAGATTAGATAAGATGCAACCCTCCCTTAAGGGAATGAAGGCTTCATAGTAAAAGATACAAATTTAACTTTATGAGGCCCACCCTATCTGCACCATGAACCCTCCCTCTAGAAAGATTTATTAGTGAGTGGATTGTTGTCATGGTAGTAAAAATTCAAACTATTTCAATACTCTACTGATTTCAATATTGTAATAATGATTAAAGCGCTtctttttaatgtaatgtaatttgaaacACAGAACATTTTTTATCCTGTGCTCTTGTGCTTATTCTGATAAAGATTAAAACGATTCTTTaactattgctgggtttcagacgacAACACAACATTCAATAGGTCA from Periophthalmus magnuspinnatus isolate fPerMag1 chromosome 14, fPerMag1.2.pri, whole genome shotgun sequence encodes the following:
- the btg3 gene encoding protein BTG3 encodes the protein MKQEIAVVIFFLKGYLKKSHHDSKKIDLFVERLAVALQDKFKGHWYPDNPSKGQAYRCIRINKCHRQDPEIFQACQESGIQYQDLKLPDELTLWVDPGEVCCRYEEFRHFFSLATLSKDEDEKEVAKKVTKALERVTSDYHSGTSSDEETSRKSPFTISNRYCNPKANNWAQYHSRRMERMGSGNMFPRPHHMSRPRHRPVPSHLIRQHLWAQAAQRQHHGYWGAQPNFHQYY